The genomic window TACACTTCTCTTATATAGTTATGATTTTAGAGTTTCACACAGACATGAGCTCTACACACTACTCATGTGATATTAGTTATTATCAGATATTAAAGCGGTAAATTGAAgttatttaaaagtaaaagagcTTTTTAGAGTTAGACAAGTACTAACACTGGAGTATTCATTAGGAAATGGTTTGCAGTAATGTATAAATGATCTGTAAATATTAGACTAAATAtctggtatggtcctttaaagagAGCTACAGTGCTGGAATATTTTGCAAATGTTAAAATCATATTGGATGAAAATTTCTACTGTATTATTGGATGTGATGTCTCCtgaaataatgaattaaaatgacaaatatttagAATATTGAGAATTGAAggtaataatttattttaattggaAGCAGAAGAGAAGCTGAATGTTTTGAAACAAGGTGGATTAAATGGCTGCAGTATGTAAAGTGAAATCATGGAGGCAGTGGatgaaatgaatgtgtttaaGTGCATATAGATGTagacagaggtgtgtgtgtgtgtatttagtaTACTTAGTATGTGTACTACTTAGTACATCTTTCCTGTCTTCACTGATCCATAGATGCTTGTTGGGCTTCACTGTATTAAcaatttcattaatttatttgactttatttgttttttctcacaattatgtaatatttttgATGATTAGAGCTTTGACTATTGCACCTTAAACAATCACACATTATTTGACTTCATCATCAAagtacaaaaaatgaaatgaaataagatGAAGGTGCTGTAATACTTCAGgactttttcaaatgtttttttgcttcCTTTTGCTTATTTAAATAATGgtgcattttgtatttgtgaTTACAGTGACACTTGTGTTCTCACCAGTTCACTAAATAActaattagtcatttttaaacctgcagtaaagTGAATGAGAAGCTCAGTGTTGACTGTGACTGTTCTGTTTGCTTAtttctctgcatgtttgtgttttaagagGTTAAGTTAAAAGTTACTGTTTGTCTTGTCAAAAGAGTACTTGAAGGATTATTGATGTAGAGTAACAATAAGTGGAGGACTCAGAAATGATGGTGATCTGTCCGTCTGCACACTGCTGGAGAGAAACAGTCAACaagcttcttcttcctctctatAAATGTTCATTCTCtaactgcttctgctgctgtttgtttaaacatgtttcctcTGTTACCTGTCGTTCTGTCTCATCCAGACCAGTCTCGAGGACTTCACTGGGACTCTGGAGGCTCCACAGAGAGCCAGCCTGTGGAAAGTCCAAAACAAAAGGTAACTATTAATACTTCACACAAAACTctttaaatacatatacaaCCTCTCTTAAAGGGGATTTATATTATAGATATACTACAGGTATATCTTatcatgatttacagttaaaactccttatttatcttatactggcccttaatgcagcccctcgattcagcttctgtctgaaacaggcagttttagctcctgtctctttaagacccgccTCCAGATGAGCCCGCTCGTCTCAGCAGACTTCAGGTGGTTCTGGAGGTAAACTATGGATGTATTTAAAAAACTGGATACGGCGCCGCTGCTCAGCGTTGCTGCCAATTTCTCCTGGTGAGCAGTCGTAGTATTGCATCGAAAAAATCCCCATAGATCACCATCATAACAGAGACATAGAACTGTTGACACCTCCAACTGCAAataaggtcaattatgactctttgtattatgattttttagtccatgaaggttttatatttataaaactttcCGCAAGCCTagaaaagattttaaacaacaatgtaaagtctgtggGCGGAGCAGGAactcgtgggcggggccagcagTAGAAACACTTATGTGTATATTCAGTAGATCGCACAGtgtacatctgtacatgtttgagcccgaAACAGATTCGAAATATGCAAGTGGTCAAGTGAACGATCTGGTGTCAGTTTGAAGGGGACGTAGAGGTAACTTCAGAGCAGGATGtgccctggattttgacttgaaggtggcatttttatatatgttcCAACATGATAAcaatataaatgacagaaaatcacaaaaagcatgttatgtcccctttaacaacTAAcgatctgattggctgtcatCTCCTTCTCTGTCCAGTCCACATCAGGACCTGAGTTCCTCAGTCTGGCTCGCTGCGCGGGCTGCTACAACCATCAGAAGAACTCCAAGTTCCGGTGGGGGGACGACAGCGAGTCCAGCACTTCAGACGAAGACTTGGAGACGGACTTGGAGTCAGAACCAGAGTCTAgctgcagctccagcagctctgATCAGGTTTTAGATGAAATACCCGAGAAGCCTGCAACAGAAGAGCCCTCAGCTGTGTCGGGAGACGCTACAGAGCCGCAATCTGGAGGACGGGACGGTGACGGACAAGCGGGGGAGACATCAGAGAGTCAGGAAGATAAAAAGAGGACGAAGAAGTTGATTCAAAGAGCTCCACTTGTCAAGTCCCTCTCCTTGCCCGACTcttttactcatcacctcaccCCCATGTCCCTGCTGCCGCGCCCGCCCAGAGTCGTCTCCGTCCTCAACCTGCAGGTGTTGCAGCAGAAACCCGACAGCGACACCTTCTACAAGCTCTGCCGGCACCTgcctgagagagaggagggcaaAACAGAGGAGAGTAAAGGAGGAATCAACAATCCGCCGCCTCTGCAGCCATTTCAGCAGTGGCAGCAGGGGTTACCGGGGCAACGGAGGTCAGAAACAACATCGCAGCAACATCAGTATCAACCACAGCAGCTGCCACACCTGCATCAACAACCACCACATCAGCTGTCACATCAGTATCAGCTGCAACAACAACCTCaactcttctctcctcttttagCTCAGGGTCAAAGGTTGccgccaccaccaccgccaccacccCCGCActcacttcctgtgtttccccCCCCGACGCTCCACTCACTCCTGCAGGCTCAGACACATCTGCACGCACTCGCCCCGCAAACATGCTGGTACTGTTACCGTACGCACTTTCCTCACACGTGCTTGAGTAATCACGGCAGTAGACAGTTACCGCGGTGACTCAGCGAGATTTTACAGCACTTATACTGTTAAATATGTGACAACTCCAATAAAAAGATGTGAATATGAGATAATGAGTTTGAGATGTTGTGATTGTATGAGTTTTACACTCAGAATTGCTTTATTATCTTTCCTCATCAAACTCTTATCTTGTTTTACTGATATTATAGTGATAAAAGATGATTGTCGGCATTGTGCAGGACCTTTGTCTCCCCCTGCTGGCAgagagagtaattacaaaaacgCTGCAGACACGTGCTTACATCACAGGCTCCGCTGTAGCCTACTCTGtcgctactgttgcggctgtaaaacgtTGGATAAACTATTTTGAGTGTCAAACAACCTCCacgaaatgactcattttactatcagaatttgatctgttcagtccaataacatttggaaagtctagaagagctgtgggattaaaatattttatccccattcaagttagcatcgagctaactggaagttagaCACTCGCTGGTGGAAGTCACTTGTGTGTCATGGTATGCATTCAAAATTCTGTATACTGTGacatacagagagatttatctggcagtgacAGGCTttatcagcattgtgtgaactcgtttggaTTAAATGTAACAGaagttcatttatatgtaaaagttctacactgcaggtttaagagACATGTgtaactgatttaaaaaaaaaaaaaaaaagtttatggCATTCATCAATTTCTTGCATCCAGAATTTTCTCTGAGGCATGAACAAAATTTACGAGTCATGAAAAAATAGTGTCCAACTTTCTTCACAAGGGGAGGAAATACTTGTTTGACTTCAAATTATAACGTCTCAATCTGAGGGAATTTGGAGTTTTTCTAgaatcaactaaaataaaaactataaaacaaacttaatgcaaaattaatattatGTTCACcatgttatcatcatcatcatcatggctgccagtttACTGGaaggctttttatattttatggtttttatttgtatattttggcGCAGTATTTGTTATTAACAGCTGCTTCAGAGTATTTCTGCAGGTTTCTGTTCAGTATCATctcagctgacagtgtaacatcacctgtagactataatattctctcctctaatatctgtGTGACTGTCACGTCCCATCACAGAGCACTTTGCTtgataaagatattttttagcatctaatttcatgtcaaagtgtttcctctttatttctctcacagctcagagctgctctgatgacacatcgttggcagctggattcatattttctaattgtttcgtGACGACTGACTCTTCTAAAtctatcatgtttttttctctgctgatttctgacagCAGTTATTTTCCTCTTTGGGAACAAATTTTTTATGTAACTCGCACACAAGTGGAGCAGAATGTGTCGCCTTTTATGGCGATTTTAGGGGCGTcgattatgctaatgatcaaatctcataaacctcctcatgaacagtcgacattcatcaggctgaaacgagtGATTTAAGACAAGTTCAGGTTTGTTAAATCTGACTTGGATCACTTGTACGAGTAAACCTCTCAGACTGAAGTCTTtatgagaggaaaacaaaatttTTCTTGTATTATGTTTCAAGATGGCGCCTCATTCACTCCAATGAAAGTTGCCCACCAGACGCAAATGTGGAATAAGTTGCTGTGGCTCACTGGGCTTCCATGTTTTTGAGTCATACTTGTTTTTATCCAATATTTTGcagaaaaatcaaagattagagaaaaagtccaaaaaatgagaacagatttgtgtatcagaactttgttttttcttctttcctctcccattaatcatctaacgacccctcagattcatCTGGTGATCCTTCGGAGGGGAACGACCCCTATGTTGGACTAAACTAACGAACTGTGTATAAGCTGTtaaaacagtaacatgctgctcacaTATTGATGCATCAGTACTAATAATGCAATTTAcaggatgatttttttgttaaaaggAGAACTTTTACTTCTAATGCTTcaagtaaatttagctgataaAACATCTGTAGTCCTGTAAGTAGGATTATTAATACAGgacttcttccactactggtCTCctcacatatatataaaaagcgAGAATGTCTCTTTAAAACTCTTCAGTTTCGTTGAAGCTAATGGATCCAGTTCTGATAAAACAAGGAGTCATTTCGAGTATTTGTTACACTTCCTGTTCCTTTTGTACCGActgttttaagagaaaaaagTCTATGTGGGCCAGTGTGTCACATGCCCTGCACTACCAACTCTCTGCTAAAACCACCTCACACTGTCCTCTGTATCCACAGGTTACTGTCATCTACCCAAAGGTTGATTCAGGTCTCGACTTATTTAAactcatcatgaatttatttcctctgtggcagaaaaacaggttacacaagccttcagaaaatcataacaaaacaattttagTGCTGATTGACTCACTATAAACAAACATGAATACACTCATTggcaacattaaggctacaaacaacccataatgtaTCATGTTTTGTAGGAGCTGCTACACTGGTGCTCTTGCACTTGTCTGTAACTTCCAGAATAAAATATCAtcttatattcaggccaataTGGTAAAAAATGTTACTGACATGtccaacagaaacagagaaacatcctttctctctcagtgaCACCAGAAATACCATCAATacaatgatttaaaacacaAGGTTTCACAAGTTtgcaagtctgtcttaaaaaacttctcctgttcatactgaccattagaagatcccttcatgatgcacttacaatggaagtgatgggggacaaaatcaacagtcctccttctgtgcaaaaatgtatttaaaagtttatctgaagctaatatgaagcttcagcgtccaaatgagtcaaatcaagtagatatctttcaacgttacagtctttttagtgccaatgtccctctttttgttactatacttccacctgcagctcaacagggaaacactgtctgaggaaacacaaagagggaattagatgctaaaaagactgtaaatgtgtcagatatccacttgatatgactaactcagactgctgaagcctcatataagcttcacatcaactgttaaatgactgtgtggacacactgtggattttggcctccatcacttccattgaaagcacatttgaaggatcttttaacagccagtatgaacaggaggaacgattacagcgaggaaaaacctctttcagtgttcatatggacacctgactgatgttttaagacacactgtgaaaaattgtgaacatgtcctacaagaaaaatattgtttaagtTAATATCTGCGTCCAGAATCTCACATCATTTCTAACCGGAGGAAGTCGACCGCGTCAGACTCTGATAATGAGCTGAAACTGCAGGTGCTTGTTTgccacagaaaaacacaagaggcTCTTTGTATGATGTGTGTGCGGTTTGTTCCACCTACAGTAGCCACTAAGTCTCTCCAGATGTCTCCACTGAGACAAAGTGTTTCCACTACGACTGCCAACACAtaagccaacacacacacacacacacacacacacacacattgatgtCATCGCCGGGAGAGGATGCAGGTTTCTGAGTTGGGGGTAGAAAATGCAAATGGACACggcagagacggagagagaggaaaagggaataCAAGGCAAGATAGAGAGGGGGAAaactttctgcttttctgtttgtttactagTAAAAATCAAATTCAATATATTTCACATAATGCAGGTGTCTTCTGCATCCCTTCTGCTTCCCATAATCAATAAAACTGCCTCTATGTCCCTTACTTATAGATCACTTTTGAATGACCAACAGGATTTACATAAAGTGCAATAATCTTCAAATGTTGTTGTATCTATTTGTTTAATATAATGTGAAATTATTTTGCAAAAATCCACATTACAGTAGTAGGAGTTTGACTCAAGCTGCtttgtttaaaataatcttGAGCACTTTTTAGTGAATATTTggtaaaacagaaaacaaacatttttaatgatttacagCTTTCCAGACAGCAGTCGGTGTCACTTCAGCTGAGCGCAGTGTGACAAGATATTTACAACGTGCTTGACATTGGAAACCCCTCAGTGAACAAGTGGCCTCCTTTATTTTTAGTCAAAGTGGTATTATGATGCTGTTATGCAGTTGCAAGCAGGAACTATTTTAACTCTCTCAAgttattgctataaattgttgTTGATGGGTGGCTGCGGATTATTCTTTGGAAAATCAACCgaagaaaaagtaaacatgGAAAATAGCATAAATTGGTCATTTTTATCACATTAAAAGGTTTCTGTTTGGCAGACAATAAGGAAGAGATGTCAAAACAGTCTGAAGAGTTTTGAAGAGAACGTAGCTTTGACAAACAATTTAATCGTACAAAAAGTTCACCGTGGTTGCCAATCACCACAATCCCAAACAGATTTTCGGGTAACTGGAAGCTGATTTTTTAAAGAGGACGTCtcatacacatttccaggtgtatatttatattctggagctctactggaatatctttgcatgatttacagttacaagaaactccttatttatcttatactggccctttatgcagcccctcagttcagcctctgtctgaaacaggccgttttagctcctgtctctttaaggtccgctctgctctgattggtcagcttcaggaagaaGCCCCTGCGCAGACTTCCTGCGACTTTATagaaatttacagtatatagaaTATAAGGTATATAAAAATAACCATTCCTGTTAAAGTGTACTGGCATGAACTTAAACCCTGCAGAGTTTTCTTGTAAGCAGAcaaatttatgttttcattagtgtttcTTATCAAAACAAAGGTgatgcaatgtgtgtgttttgtctataattatgtgtttttatttgtgctgcTGCCAGGTCTCCCTCAAAAAAGAGATTCTTAATATCAATGGGACTCTCCTGGttgaataaagattaaataaaaaataaaaataaaataaaacatttgattaacTGATTTTGAAACCTACATTATTTACAATCATGTTTGCTTGCTGGCAGTCTTCTTCTACTCTGCCTTTTATTTGCACACTGCTACATTTCTTGGTGTTTTACTCCCTTTAATTGTTGAAAAGCCATAAAGTGGCAGCAGGAGAGTGGATTGCATTGTCACGCTCTGTGTGCACgagatacaaacaaaatgggGACCCACTCCCAAAAACGCTGCTCTGTTAGCACTATTAGTGGTATAAAAACTGCACAGAGTCTGAAAGCTTGTAGTTTATGTTTATGGTATGCTATAAAAAATTGTTGAtcacatgtttacatgcacacagtcTTATAAAAAGTTGATTATAACCCTGGTTATGCTTTCAAATGGCCAAGAAATCTAACTTCAAGAGAAATCTAGCGGAGGAAATCAGGTTTCTCTTATCTCTAAACAAATCAGGTTACGACAGAAAGCTGATTTGACTTAAAAGAGAACTGCACTGATTTAGCATTTCAATTGAAGAAAAAGGATTAAAAtagatgcagcagaaccagacatatcgtctttgttttttatcagtGAAACTCGACCGCCGACAGTCCGATTAGGAGATTCatgtgtgttatgctagtagctgCTAATGTAGCCTGCAGCTGCTAGCCTGCAGcagagatgaagagctgcagaggtctggtaatctcacttctttctaactcctctagatttttttaaattttcaaacCTGTCTTCAGCCCCAATTTATGCTGACTtatgtgacatcacttgaggcaactGATCAGACACAGAAGACTTTGtattttcacatatgcagtaacACTCACAACACTTGGAAACAGACTTCAGCAGAGCTCCTATTTAAGTGCACATATAAAGCAAACTAATGCAGCACTCATGTCAAATCAGAGTTACCGTAATTACAAGTTTCTGACTTGTAAAGAGCGTTCACGTCAATCTCCAAGTCACAGTTATGACTGAAAGCTCTGACttggcactaaaaacacaaatgcctgaaaaccaaacaaacatgaacGCCTCATGTCAGCCAAAACACATCATTCAAtattattaaaccaaatttaatggatataat from Thunnus maccoyii chromosome 14, fThuMac1.1, whole genome shotgun sequence includes these protein-coding regions:
- the LOC121912123 gene encoding uncharacterized protein LOC121912123, which translates into the protein MDQSRGLHWDSGGSTESQPVESPKQKSTSGPEFLSLARCAGCYNHQKNSKFRWGDDSESSTSDEDLETDLESEPESSCSSSSSDQVLDEIPEKPATEEPSAVSGDATEPQSGGRDGDGQAGETSESQEDKKRTKKLIQRAPLVKSLSLPDSFTHHLTPMSLLPRPPRVVSVLNLQVLQQKPDSDTFYKLCRHLPEREEGKTEESKGGINNPPPLQPFQQWQQGLPGQRSSGSKVAATTTATTPALTSCVSPPDAPLTPAGSDTSARTRPANMLVLLPYALSSHVLE